Sequence from the Nitrospinota bacterium genome:
ATTTCTAAAAAAAGGATTAATATCAGGGTTTAAAAATCTTTTACGTTCCTGAATAAGAGGGGAAACCCAATGAGGATGGTCTTTATAAACTTTCCAGGGAAGACGAACAAATTGATCCAAGTTCTGGCTGGTTTCAACTTTAACAAGTTTAAAACCCATTTTTATTTTTGAATGATACCCAGCTTCGCCCCCAGTTTTCTAAAGGAACCGAGAACTTTATCAAGATCTTTCTTATCATGGCTAGAGGTATAGCTCGTTCGAATCATTGCATTAAGAGGTGGCACAACAGGTGATACAGCGACACCAGCAAATACACCTTCGTCAAAAAGGAGGCGGTTTAAATAAAGTGTTAGCGCCTCTTCTCCAATTTTTATTGGAACAATAGGGATAGAATTGTTGTTCACCTGGAAACCCATATCAAAAAACCCTCTTTTTATATAAGCCGTATTTTCCCTTAACTTATCTATCCTCTCAGGCTCATTGATCATTACATCCAACCCGGCAGTGACCCCGGCAACTGATGCGGGAGGCAGGGCTGCGGTAAAGATAAATGCCGAAGCCTTATGACGAATAAAATCTGTTATTTTGGACTTTGCTGAAATAAAACCACCTATGGAACCCAGGCTCTTGGAAAATGTTCCCATATAAATATCGATTTCATCTTCCAGGTTGTAATAGTTGGTAACGCCCTTCCCTCTTTCACCCAGGACACCCAGGCCATGAGCCTCATCAACCATTACGCTAGCCCCGTAATCTTTCGCAAGCTTCACTATAGCCGGAAGATTGGCAATATCTCCACTCATGCTGAAAATTGTGTCGGTAATAATTATCTTGCCTTCAACATCTGAATACTTTTTCAAATAATATTCCAGATGATCCATATCATTATGCTGATAACGGACGGTTTTCCCTGGAGCAACACCACACCCTTCATAAATACTGGCATGATTTTCCCTGTCAGAAAACGCCACATCCTTTCTACCCAGCAGACAAGCAATTGTTCCCTGATTTGCCTGGAACCCTGTAGACATGACAATGGAATCTTCTCTATTCAAAAAAGAAGAGATTTCTTTTTCCAAAGTCTTATGTAGATTAAAAGTTCCATTTAGAAAACGGCTGCCCGTGCAACCAATGCCAAATTTCTCTAAAGCATCTCTAGCCGCAGAAACTATACGAGGGTCCTGTGCAAGCCCTAAATAATTATTTGTAGAAACAGAAATTGCAGGGTTCCCGTCAATGACAACATGGCAACCATCAATTTCTTCAATTGCCTTGAAATATGGATAAATACCTAATTCCTTTGCTTGCTCTGGCGCAAAATAACCAAAACACTTTGCAAGAATTCCCTTATCTTTACTATTTGGAGGACGCAGGTGTGAATTTTCAAAATCAAACTTCTTTTTCAACAAGGAGATTATTTTATTCTTCTTTAAATGAGGGGGTTGCCCATCTTCATTTTCAATTTCATTAAGTATAGTAAAAGGTTTTGTCATAATATTCTCATCGTAAATTGATAAAAACTAAATCAAATTTCATAAATTACTCAATGGGCGGCATGCTTCCATAACTGGGTCAGTGCTGAAAGCAAACCCGAGCTAACAGTTTGACCATATAATTTCCCCACATCCTTATCCTGAACTAATCTATTATGTGCTTCTTCTAGCGCGTGATAGGGCAGGTCAGGAAATAAATGGTGTGTTGCGTGAAAGCGTAACCCCACAGGAGCCCATAATGGAGTCACCCATCTATTCCCAGGTATATTGACTGAATCCAGCATTTGGCTTGAGTAGCTCATCTCTTCTTCCTTAGGATTTTGATAGCGGTGAGCGCCAAGGGTTCGAAGTGAATTAACCAAAAAAATCAACGCCTCAACACAGTACCACAGGACAAGCGCCACCGCAGGAATTATTTCCGCCATAATGAATCCAAGAAATACCCAGGCATAAAAGCACGCAGAAAACTCCTGAATTTTCCAGCCCCCAATATTCTTCCAGGAAGACTCGGGTCTCTGGTAATCCAAATCTATAACCAGCGCGGATACCTTGTCCATCAGAAATAGTCTCAATTTTTTATTGAAAAGGGACAGTGGACTCAACACCAAAAATCGCACAAAAAAAACAACAGGGACAATAAAAGAAAAAAGAACATGGACGACAATACTTTTCCTCCCCCTTATAGCAAAGGGGAAATATTCTCCGTCTTTTTCCGTCCCATAGAGATTTTGTTTATGATGGTCAAAGTGGACAGCCTGATAAAGAAAAGCAGGAATCATTAGTGGGAAACCGCAAAACAGGTTCCAAGTCC
This genomic interval carries:
- a CDS encoding fatty acid desaturase, with amino-acid sequence MQQAYRKFAEEQEEFSMSRARELVKDLFRPNPIIYWVDFFISAFLGWGSFVLAISEPASSTRQIFFVVLASFSLYRAASFIHEIAHFKKGSFKVFRWTWNLFCGFPLMIPAFLYQAVHFDHHKQNLYGTEKDGEYFPFAIRGRKSIVVHVLFSFIVPVVFFVRFLVLSPLSLFNKKLRLFLMDKVSALVIDLDYQRPESSWKNIGGWKIQEFSACFYAWVFLGFIMAEIIPAVALVLWYCVEALIFLVNSLRTLGAHRYQNPKEEEMSYSSQMLDSVNIPGNRWVTPLWAPVGLRFHATHHLFPDLPYHALEEAHNRLVQDKDVGKLYGQTVSSGLLSALTQLWKHAAH
- a CDS encoding aminotransferase class I/II-fold pyridoxal phosphate-dependent enzyme; this translates as MTKPFTILNEIENEDGQPPHLKKNKIISLLKKKFDFENSHLRPPNSKDKGILAKCFGYFAPEQAKELGIYPYFKAIEEIDGCHVVIDGNPAISVSTNNYLGLAQDPRIVSAARDALEKFGIGCTGSRFLNGTFNLHKTLEKEISSFLNREDSIVMSTGFQANQGTIACLLGRKDVAFSDRENHASIYEGCGVAPGKTVRYQHNDMDHLEYYLKKYSDVEGKIIITDTIFSMSGDIANLPAIVKLAKDYGASVMVDEAHGLGVLGERGKGVTNYYNLEDEIDIYMGTFSKSLGSIGGFISAKSKITDFIRHKASAFIFTAALPPASVAGVTAGLDVMINEPERIDKLRENTAYIKRGFFDMGFQVNNNSIPIVPIKIGEEALTLYLNRLLFDEGVFAGVAVSPVVPPLNAMIRTSYTSSHDKKDLDKVLGSFRKLGAKLGIIQK